The Rhodoferax sediminis genome has a segment encoding these proteins:
- the hemE gene encoding uroporphyrinogen decarboxylase gives MFAPLQNDTFLRACLRQATDHTPVWLMRQAGRYLPEYRATRALAGSFMGMATNVDYATEATLQPLTRYPLDAAILFSDILTVPDAMGLGLSFALGEGPKFAHPVRDEAAVAALQVPDLDKLRYVFDAMTSVRKALDGRVPLIGFSGSPWTLACYMVEGAGSSDYRLIKTMLYARPDLMHRILAVNADAVAAYLNAQIEAGAQAVMIFDSWGGVLADGAFQQFSLDYTARVLAQLKREHDGQRIPRIVFTKGGAPWLDEMGGLDCEVLGLDWTASLAHARAVVGGTVGGPGKALQGNLDPSVLFAQPAQIRAEAAKVLESFGTPHTERRIDPATGLPVTGPSHIFNLGHGISQHTPPESVAVLVDAVHACSRQMRR, from the coding sequence ATGTTTGCTCCGCTCCAAAACGACACCTTCCTCCGCGCCTGCCTGCGCCAGGCGACCGACCACACGCCCGTCTGGCTGATGCGCCAGGCCGGCCGCTACCTGCCCGAATACCGCGCCACGCGCGCTCTGGCCGGCAGCTTCATGGGAATGGCCACCAACGTGGACTACGCGACCGAGGCCACGCTGCAGCCTTTGACGCGCTACCCGCTGGACGCCGCGATCTTGTTTTCCGACATTCTGACGGTGCCCGATGCGATGGGGCTGGGCCTGTCGTTTGCACTGGGCGAAGGCCCGAAGTTCGCGCACCCGGTGCGCGACGAAGCCGCCGTGGCCGCGCTGCAGGTACCCGACCTGGACAAGCTGCGCTATGTGTTCGACGCAATGACCTCGGTCCGCAAGGCCCTGGATGGCCGCGTGCCGCTGATCGGCTTCTCGGGCAGCCCCTGGACGCTGGCCTGCTACATGGTCGAGGGCGCGGGATCCAGCGATTACCGGCTCATCAAGACCATGCTGTATGCCCGGCCTGATTTGATGCACCGGATACTGGCCGTCAATGCCGACGCGGTGGCAGCCTACCTGAACGCGCAGATCGAGGCCGGCGCGCAGGCCGTGATGATTTTCGACAGCTGGGGCGGCGTGCTGGCGGACGGTGCGTTCCAGCAATTCAGCCTGGACTACACGGCGCGGGTTCTCGCGCAGCTGAAGCGCGAGCACGACGGCCAGCGCATTCCGCGCATCGTGTTCACCAAGGGCGGCGCGCCGTGGCTGGATGAGATGGGCGGGCTCGATTGCGAGGTGCTGGGCCTGGACTGGACCGCCAGCCTGGCGCACGCACGCGCCGTGGTGGGTGGCACGGTGGGCGGCCCCGGCAAGGCCCTGCAGGGCAACCTCGACCCGAGCGTGCTGTTTGCGCAGCCGGCGCAGATCCGGGCCGAGGCGGCGAAGGTGCTGGAGAGCTTTGGCACGCCGCACACGGAGCGCCGCATCGACCCGGCGACAGGCCTGCCGGTGACAGGTCCGAGCCACATCTTCAACCTCGGGCATGGCATCAGCCAGCACACGCCGCCCGAGAGCGTGGCCGTGCTGGTGGACGCGGTGCACGCCTGTTCGCGCCAGATGCGGCGGTAA
- a CDS encoding CoA-binding protein — MTESESIQKILASCRTVAVVGLSPKPHRASHEVAQYMQAHGWRIVPVNPNAREVLGEKAYATLSEAARHERIELVNVFRHSEEIPPIADEAIAIGAKALWLQLGIENDDALAKAAAAGLLVVQNRCLKVEHASA; from the coding sequence ATGACCGAATCCGAATCCATTCAAAAGATCCTCGCCAGCTGCCGCACCGTCGCCGTGGTCGGCCTGTCGCCCAAGCCGCACCGCGCCAGCCACGAGGTGGCGCAGTACATGCAGGCGCACGGCTGGCGCATCGTGCCCGTGAATCCGAACGCGCGCGAGGTGCTCGGCGAGAAAGCCTATGCCACCCTGAGCGAGGCCGCGCGCCACGAGCGCATCGAGCTGGTCAACGTGTTCCGCCACAGCGAAGAGATTCCACCCATCGCCGACGAGGCCATTGCCATCGGCGCCAAGGCCCTGTGGCTGCAGCTCGGCATCGAGAACGACGATGCCCTCGCCAAGGCCGCGGCCGCTGGCCTGCTGGTGGTGCAGAACCGGTGCCTCAAGGTGGAGCACGCGAGCGCGTAG
- a CDS encoding sensor histidine kinase encodes MTLLGRSLYTRLALRVGLVLAISGLVLLVAIVLSTRLAANDAYDRILTGSALQIAENTWYQNGTVNVDAPISAFSMLTANDQVFYVVLGPEGRVVAGDADFRPAIPWKKLIQGPVVVQGTYLELPVSIAFVGRRMPVAGPNPWAVVILAQTNNARASFAKNLGTNASVVILVMGLLTLIAALFTLYQALAPLKQIGAAIQRRDLNDLSPLTQEVPAEIHVLVASINEFMRRLGVHRALMRRVIGDAAHQLRTPVAALLSQMELLSMQHDDAGRAQHQARLQELTHHLGELVNQLINHAMVQHRADSASLETVDLASLAREQMTDMLSHHAQRHLDIALHAPEHSCLILGDPVSLREALKNVLDNALKYGAKTLLHMTIRRSGSRWALEVEDDGPGIPEDDWERIRKPFSARGGNRLGASLGLSIAEEVMRAHQGDMRFGWGVDRHFVVTLRFRAA; translated from the coding sequence GCCTACGACCGCATCCTGACCGGTAGCGCGCTGCAGATCGCCGAGAACACCTGGTACCAGAACGGCACGGTCAATGTGGATGCGCCCATTTCGGCCTTTTCCATGCTGACCGCCAACGACCAGGTGTTCTACGTCGTGCTCGGCCCCGAGGGCCGCGTGGTCGCGGGCGACGCCGACTTCCGGCCGGCCATCCCATGGAAGAAGCTGATCCAGGGACCCGTGGTGGTTCAAGGCACGTACCTCGAATTGCCCGTGAGCATTGCCTTTGTCGGCCGGCGCATGCCGGTCGCGGGTCCCAACCCCTGGGCGGTGGTGATCCTGGCCCAGACCAACAACGCGCGCGCATCGTTCGCCAAGAATCTGGGCACCAACGCGTCTGTGGTGATCCTCGTGATGGGGCTGCTGACGCTGATCGCGGCGCTGTTCACGCTGTATCAGGCGCTGGCGCCATTGAAACAAATAGGCGCCGCCATCCAGCGCCGCGACCTGAACGATCTGTCGCCGCTCACGCAGGAAGTACCGGCCGAGATCCATGTGCTGGTGGCCTCGATCAACGAGTTCATGCGCCGCCTGGGCGTGCACCGCGCGCTGATGCGCCGTGTCATCGGTGACGCGGCGCACCAGCTGCGCACGCCTGTGGCGGCACTGCTGTCGCAAATGGAACTGCTGTCCATGCAGCATGACGACGCAGGCCGCGCGCAGCACCAGGCGCGGCTGCAGGAGCTGACGCACCACCTGGGCGAGCTAGTGAACCAGCTGATCAATCACGCCATGGTGCAGCACCGGGCCGATTCGGCTTCGCTCGAGACCGTCGATCTGGCCAGCCTCGCGCGCGAGCAAATGACCGACATGCTCTCGCACCACGCCCAGCGCCACCTCGACATCGCGCTGCACGCGCCGGAACACTCGTGCCTGATCCTGGGCGACCCGGTCAGCCTGCGCGAGGCCCTCAAGAACGTGCTCGACAACGCGCTCAAATACGGCGCGAAGACCCTGCTGCACATGACCATCCGGCGCAGCGGCAGCCGCTGGGCGCTGGAGGTCGAAGACGATGGCCCCGGCATCCCGGAGGACGACTGGGAGCGCATCCGCAAGCCGTTTTCCGCGCGCGGCGGCAACCGTCTCGGCGCCAGCCTGGGTTTGTCCATCGCCGAGGAAGTCATGCGCGCGCACCAGGGCGACATGCGCTTTGGCTGGGGCGTGGACCGGCACTTTGTCGTAACCCTGCGCTTTCGCGCCGCTTGA